In a genomic window of Scyliorhinus torazame isolate Kashiwa2021f chromosome 5, sScyTor2.1, whole genome shotgun sequence:
- the LOC140420093 gene encoding uncharacterized protein: MKKPWKCGDCGKGFKAPSALETHRRIHTGEKPFTCPQCEKGFTQLSALRRHRRIHTGERPFTCSQCEKGLTTLSSLWRHQRVHTGERPFTCSQCEKGFTELSKLRIHQRLHTGERLFICSQCEKDFTELSKLRIHQRVHTGERPFTCSQCGKRFTQLSSLRKHQRAHTGEKPFTCSQCEKGFTRLSTLRIHQRVHTGERPFTCSQCEKEFTQLSNLQRHQRVHTGERAFNCSQCVKRFTSSSSLRIHQLVHTEERPFTCSQCGKGFAQLSHLQTHQQVHTGEKELTCSS; encoded by the coding sequence ATGAAGAAACCTTGGAAAtgcggggactgtgggaagggattcaaggctccatctgcactggaaactcatcgacgtattcacactggggagaagccattcacctgccctcagtgtgagaagggattcactcaattatccgccCTGCGAagacatcgacgcattcacactggggagaggccgttcacctgctctcagtgtgagaagggattgacTACTTTATCGAGCCTTTggagacaccaacgagttcacactggggagaggccgttcacctgctctcagtgtgagaagggattcacagaGTTATCGAAACTACGGAtacatcagcgacttcacactggggagaggctgttcatctgctctcagtgtgagaaagacTTCACTGAGTTATCGAAACTGCgtatacaccagcgggttcacactggggagaggccattcacctgctcgcagtgtgggaagagattcactcagttatccagcctgcggaaacaccagcgagctcacactggggagaagccattcacctgttctcagtgtgagaagggattcactcggttatccaccctgcggatacatcagcgagttcacactggggagaggccgttcacctgctctcaatgtgagaaggaattcactcagttatccaacctgcagagacaccagcgagttcacactggggagagggcattCAATTGCTCTCAGTGTGTGAAGAGATTCACTAGTTCATCAAGCCTGAGGATACACCAGcttgttcacactgaggagaggccgttcacctgctctcagtgtgggaagggattcgctcagttatcccacctgcagacacaccagcaagttcacacaggggagaaggagttAACCTGCTCttcgtga
- the LOC140420094 gene encoding uncharacterized protein gives MDRPWKCGDCGKGYGAPSALEAHRRIHTGERPFSCSQCGKSFTQLSHLRTHQRFHTGERPFSCSQCGKGFSDSSTMHRHQAVHTGEKPFTCSQCGKGFTQLFPLKTHQRVHTGEKPFSCSQCGKGFSCSSNLQAHQRVHTGERPFNCSQCGKGFTQLSNLETHLRVHTGEKPFTCSRCGKGFSVLSSLQRHQRVHTGEKPFICSQCGKGFIQLSNLQTHQQVHTGERLFTCSQCGKGFCVSSHLLRHQQVHN, from the coding sequence ATGGAcagaccgtggaaatgtggagattgtgggaagggatacggAGCCCCATCTGCACTAGaggctcatcggcgcattcacactggggagaggccattctcgtgctcccagtgtgggaaatcattcactcagttatcccacctgcggacacaccagcgatttcacactggggagaggccattctcgtgctcccagtgtgggaagggattcagtgattcctcCACCATGCACAGACATCAggcagttcacactggggagaagccgttcacctgctctcagtgtgggaagggattcactcagctattcccactgaagacacaccagcgagttcacactggggagaagccattctcctgctctcagtgtgggaagggattcagttgttcatccaacctgcaggcacaccagagagttcacactggggagaggccattcaactgctctcagtgtgggaagggatttactcagttgtccaacctggagacacacctgagagttcatactggggagaagccattcacctgctctcggtgtgggaagggattcagtgtttTATCCAGCCTTCAgagacatcagcgggttcacactggggagaagccgttcatctgctctcagtgtgggaagggatttattcaattatccaacctgcagacacaccagcaagttcacactggggagaggctgttcacctgttctcaatgtgggaagggattttgtgtttcatcacatctgctgagacaccaacaagttcacaattga